A single window of Bacteroidota bacterium DNA harbors:
- the dnaG gene encoding DNA primase, whose amino-acid sequence MIPQNKIDEIINAANIEQVIGDYVRLKRKGANLSGLCPFHNEKSPSFSVSPAKGIYKCFGCGKAGNVVNFIMEHDSLGYIPALKFLADKFNIEWPQQEFVNVDEEKKQRDGKESLQILNNWANEYFQKILWENETGQAIGLSYFEERGFRHDIIKKFNLGFSLDSWQALYDDAIANQFKEELLFSSGLVKHREDGKKYDAYRGRVIFPIHNINGKVIAFAGRYLKKEPNSPKYVNSPETLLYHKSNELYGLNYAKNVIRQQDSVYLVEGYTDVISMHQSGVENVVASSGTSLTEGQIRLIKRFTENVTVLFDGDAAGIKASIRGIDMLLEQGLNVRVLTFPDGDDPDSYSQKVGSDEFKVYLETKRQDFIVFKVNLLLSAAGNDPIQKASVTRDIVESISKIPDSIKRSVFVSECSRLLQVDEQVLIVELNKLRKQFLSDKDRQYISELPEQSTNNESSYQNDLQETLDDATIFDSLEQDLIRILVNYADRTLEDNKTAAAYLLEELVTKEIAIEHPIVKLILEETYLALQQGEVVSGSYFTNHQNPLITALTASVISKEYIISPNWEKKAEVNMSLFFKNIKQDIDTAILHLHIKYIDRLMKQNMKVLESIGNEEEEQLHQHLHMDLMKQRTELTKKIGAVIVK is encoded by the coding sequence TTGATTCCTCAAAACAAAATAGATGAAATAATTAATGCCGCTAATATTGAGCAAGTTATTGGCGATTATGTGCGTTTAAAACGTAAAGGTGCAAATCTATCCGGGCTTTGTCCCTTTCATAATGAAAAATCACCCTCTTTCTCTGTAAGTCCGGCCAAAGGCATTTATAAGTGTTTTGGTTGTGGAAAAGCGGGTAATGTGGTTAATTTTATTATGGAGCATGATAGCTTAGGCTATATACCTGCATTAAAGTTTTTAGCCGATAAGTTTAACATAGAATGGCCTCAACAGGAATTTGTAAATGTTGACGAGGAGAAAAAACAACGTGACGGGAAAGAAAGCTTACAAATTTTAAATAATTGGGCTAACGAGTATTTTCAAAAAATACTTTGGGAAAATGAAACAGGACAAGCAATCGGGCTTAGCTATTTTGAAGAGCGTGGTTTCAGGCACGATATTATTAAAAAGTTTAACCTTGGATTTAGTTTAGATAGTTGGCAAGCTTTATATGACGATGCCATAGCTAACCAGTTTAAGGAAGAATTGCTTTTTAGTTCGGGGTTAGTTAAACACAGGGAAGACGGAAAAAAATATGATGCTTACAGAGGCCGGGTTATTTTTCCTATACACAACATAAATGGAAAGGTAATAGCCTTTGCCGGCAGGTATTTAAAAAAAGAACCCAATAGCCCCAAATATGTAAACTCACCCGAAACACTGCTATACCATAAAAGTAATGAGCTATATGGTTTAAATTATGCTAAAAATGTAATTCGTCAGCAGGACTCTGTTTACTTGGTGGAGGGTTATACTGATGTGATTAGCATGCATCAGTCGGGGGTTGAAAATGTAGTAGCCTCCAGTGGCACTTCATTAACCGAAGGACAAATACGACTCATTAAACGTTTTACTGAAAATGTAACGGTACTTTTTGATGGCGATGCTGCGGGTATTAAAGCAAGTATTCGTGGTATTGATATGCTTTTGGAGCAAGGCTTAAATGTTAGGGTACTCACTTTTCCTGATGGAGATGACCCTGATAGTTACAGCCAGAAAGTAGGTAGTGATGAATTTAAAGTATACTTAGAAACGAAACGTCAGGATTTTATTGTTTTTAAAGTTAATTTACTTTTATCGGCTGCGGGTAACGACCCTATACAAAAGGCATCGGTAACGCGCGATATTGTTGAGAGTATAAGTAAAATACCTGATAGCATTAAACGCTCAGTTTTTGTATCGGAATGTTCGCGTTTACTACAGGTTGATGAACAGGTATTAATTGTAGAATTAAACAAACTACGCAAACAGTTTTTAAGTGATAAAGACCGTCAATACATAAGTGAATTACCGGAGCAATCAACAAACAATGAAAGTAGCTACCAGAATGATTTACAGGAAACGCTTGACGATGCTACTATATTTGATAGTCTGGAACAGGATTTAATCCGTATACTGGTTAATTATGCTGACAGAACATTAGAGGATAATAAAACTGCTGCGGCTTATTTATTAGAAGAATTAGTAACAAAGGAAATAGCCATCGAGCACCCTATTGTTAAACTAATTTTAGAAGAAACATATCTGGCTTTGCAACAAGGTGAAGTGGTGAGTGGCTCTTATTTTACCAACCATCAAAACCCGCTTATAACGGCTTTAACAGCCAGTGTTATTAGCAAAGAGTATATAATTAGCCCTAACTGGGAAAAAAAGGCTGAAGTAAATATGAGCTTGTTTTTTAAAAATATAAAACAAGATATTGATACAGCTATTCTTCATTTGCACATTAAATATATTGATAGGCTAATGAAGCAAAACATGAAAGTGCTTGAATCAATAGGAAATGAAGAGGAAGAACAATTACACCAGCACTTACATATGGACTTAATGAAACAACGCACTGAGCTTACTAAAAAAATTGGTGCTGTTATCGTAAAATAA
- a CDS encoding PAS domain S-box protein — protein sequence MKTLRDKLLFLIVALVLLSIIFFALASFQLSNKINDTVVSIAHTNEVLYQSQNLLTLSIDNVSLSRGYALTGKDEYLALLKKSEKDLYEALARIQNLTSDNTEQQRNISLLTDAVIQRIAYTKTIINLKNKSSLDAVSQYIGNGKGNTLMDNIRQIVQKMQSTENELLIERKAINVLVSDNLKYSLKGITILFVFLLFLLLLTERKQFLVRKKSKEDVLYLAKLINTVNDVIFSTDDKFNIVFWNKAATDMYGYTAAEAIGRRPSQLLHIRLNKDLYEDSVNLLKQQGFYKDEYEAVTKSGNIIFILAHSNAVYDDKGNITGYVSAHRELTERKYLEDSLRKGNEKLIKQVSDKSNELRNMFEKISDAFIEMDSDWSYTYMNLKASEILGCSPNNSIGRTAWNEFSEDQAKPFYDVFLKAKAEQQFTHFEAFYEPKKVWLECYLYPSKNGISVFFRDISQKKASEEILQRSEEKYKSLFYNCPLPMLMYDIESLKIVDVNNAAVRKYGYSQEEFLNLKIQDIRPKEDLQKLLDFISIPKKNFSDSGVWRHVRKDSSVFNAHVYGFESFIGDKPARLVIMIEE from the coding sequence ATGAAAACGTTGCGTGATAAACTTTTATTTTTAATTGTAGCTCTGGTACTATTATCAATTATATTTTTTGCGTTAGCCTCTTTTCAATTATCAAACAAAATAAATGATACTGTAGTGAGTATTGCGCATACCAATGAAGTGCTTTATCAATCACAAAATTTATTGACCCTTTCTATTGATAATGTCTCCCTGTCGCGAGGTTATGCTTTAACAGGAAAAGACGAATACCTGGCACTGTTAAAAAAATCGGAAAAAGATTTATATGAAGCATTGGCTCGTATTCAAAATTTAACTTCCGATAACACTGAACAGCAGAGAAATATTTCCTTACTAACTGATGCTGTCATTCAGCGGATTGCCTATACCAAAACAATTATTAATCTTAAAAACAAAAGTAGTTTAGATGCGGTCTCTCAGTATATAGGCAATGGCAAAGGCAATACTTTAATGGATAATATCAGGCAGATAGTACAGAAAATGCAGTCAACAGAAAATGAACTATTAATAGAACGAAAAGCAATTAATGTTTTAGTGTCCGATAACTTAAAGTACTCATTAAAAGGTATTACTATATTGTTTGTTTTCTTGCTTTTTTTATTGCTACTAACGGAGCGTAAACAGTTTTTAGTACGAAAAAAATCAAAAGAAGATGTACTGTATTTAGCCAAGTTAATTAATACAGTAAACGATGTTATTTTTTCAACAGACGATAAGTTTAATATTGTTTTTTGGAACAAAGCGGCTACTGATATGTATGGTTATACTGCTGCTGAGGCTATAGGAAGGAGACCTTCTCAATTATTGCATATCAGATTAAATAAAGATTTGTATGAAGACTCTGTAAACTTACTAAAGCAACAAGGTTTTTATAAAGATGAATATGAGGCCGTAACCAAAAGTGGAAACATTATTTTTATATTGGCTCACTCCAATGCGGTTTATGACGACAAAGGAAATATTACCGGTTACGTGAGTGCACACAGAGAATTAACCGAACGTAAATACTTAGAAGATAGCTTAAGAAAAGGGAATGAAAAATTAATAAAACAGGTAAGCGATAAAAGCAATGAATTGCGTAACATGTTTGAAAAAATTAGTGATGCGTTTATTGAAATGGACTCAGATTGGTCTTATACCTATATGAATTTAAAGGCTAGCGAAATTTTAGGTTGCTCACCCAATAATAGTATAGGAAGAACCGCATGGAATGAATTTTCTGAAGATCAAGCAAAACCCTTTTACGATGTTTTTTTGAAAGCCAAAGCAGAACAACAGTTCACTCATTTTGAAGCTTTTTATGAGCCTAAAAAAGTGTGGCTCGAATGTTATTTATATCCTTCAAAAAATGGAATTTCAGTATTTTTTAGAGATATCAGCCAGAAAAAAGCCAGTGAAGAAATTTTACAGCGCTCAGAAGAAAAATACAAATCGCTGTTTTATAATTGCCCTCTACCTATGTTAATGTATGACATAGAAAGTTTGAAAATTGTAGATGTAAACAATGCCGCTGTTAGAAAATATGGCTATAGCCAAGAAGAGTTTTTAAACTTAAAAATTCAAGATATTAGGCCCAAAGAAGACCTGCAAAAACTATTGGATTTTATTAGTATACCTAAAAAGAACTTTAGCGATAGCGGTGTTTGGAGGCATGTTAGAAAAGATAGTTCTGTTTTTAATGCGCATGTTTATGGTTTTGAGTCGTTTATAGGCGACAAGCCTGCTAGGTTGGTTATTATGATAGAAGAGTAA
- a CDS encoding TetR family transcriptional regulator C-terminal domain-containing protein has product MNSQIIKQYIEHTLEHNKAPESVYLFSKAIGMEEKEFYNHYASLASLEADIYKVWFEKAFESCVQSEPWINYSAREKVLSVFFSFIEEVKNYRSFATYLKQRDTSTLPKWPAYLKELHLSFLEKMKPLLSSAIENKEIEQRKYLDDKYVSGLWLNFLFVFNFWLNDTSKSFEKTDESIERSVNLAFDLMGKSALDAALDFGKFLFQNR; this is encoded by the coding sequence ATGAACTCACAGATAATTAAGCAGTACATTGAACATACACTAGAGCATAATAAAGCGCCCGAAAGTGTTTATTTATTCTCAAAAGCCATAGGTATGGAGGAGAAAGAGTTTTACAACCATTATGCTAGCTTGGCTAGTTTAGAAGCTGATATTTATAAAGTATGGTTTGAGAAGGCTTTCGAATCATGCGTTCAGAGCGAACCCTGGATTAATTATTCTGCAAGGGAAAAAGTATTGTCAGTTTTTTTTAGCTTTATTGAAGAAGTAAAAAATTATAGGAGTTTTGCAACTTATTTAAAACAAAGAGATACGAGTACACTACCTAAATGGCCAGCTTATTTAAAGGAGCTTCACCTATCTTTCCTCGAAAAAATGAAGCCGCTTTTATCTTCGGCTATTGAGAATAAAGAAATAGAGCAACGAAAGTACTTAGATGACAAATACGTTTCTGGATTATGGTTAAACTTTTTGTTTGTATTTAATTTTTGGTTAAATGATACAAGCAAGTCGTTTGAAAAAACAGATGAATCAATTGAACGGTCAGTAAATTTAGCATTTGATTTGATGGGTAAATCAGCCCTAGATGCAGCGTTGGATTTTGGAAAGTTTCTATTTCAAAATAGATAA
- a CDS encoding AarF/ABC1/UbiB kinase family protein, producing MEQNSIPSSKVERAMRFVKTGAQIGGNYIKHYSKKIIDPSISKERLHEDNAEDVYNALSELKGSALKVAQMLSMEKNVLPRAYVNKFALAQYSAPPLSGPLIVQTFVKQFGKTPQQIFDTFNMQSTRAASIGQVHEATKDGRKLAIKIQYPGVAESIKSDLKLVKPIAFRLVGLSEKEFEKYIIEVESKLLEETNYDLELQRSQEISKLCANILNIKFTKYYPEYSSNKVLVMDWLEGLHLEEFLKTNPSQEIRNQIGQAMWDFYDRQVHEQKAVHADPHPGNFLMQKDGTLGVIDFGCVKEIPEDFYYNYFALLVPEILKSQKSIKRIMLQQQIVSDKDDKHTQDVITDAFIKMTTLLSTPFATDEFDFSNNEYIDSIYALGEEVTNMKELRESKEGRGSQHALYINRTYFGIYSILNVLGAKVKTGQRNWKKALMDYHLSTKV from the coding sequence ATGGAACAAAATTCAATCCCTTCGAGTAAAGTAGAACGTGCTATGCGTTTTGTTAAAACAGGCGCACAAATAGGAGGAAACTACATTAAGCATTATTCAAAAAAAATAATTGATCCAAGTATAAGTAAAGAAAGACTACACGAAGACAATGCCGAGGATGTATACAATGCTCTGAGTGAATTGAAGGGTTCAGCATTAAAAGTAGCCCAAATGCTGAGCATGGAAAAGAATGTTTTGCCTAGAGCCTACGTAAATAAATTTGCACTGGCACAATATTCAGCACCCCCACTTTCTGGGCCACTTATAGTACAAACATTTGTAAAACAATTCGGAAAAACACCTCAACAAATTTTTGATACATTTAACATGCAATCAACCCGAGCTGCAAGTATTGGACAAGTGCATGAAGCAACAAAGGATGGGCGTAAACTGGCTATCAAAATTCAGTATCCTGGTGTGGCTGAAAGTATAAAAAGCGATTTGAAATTAGTAAAGCCTATTGCTTTTAGATTGGTTGGCTTAAGCGAAAAAGAGTTTGAAAAATACATAATTGAAGTAGAAAGCAAGCTTTTAGAAGAAACCAACTACGACCTAGAATTACAGCGTAGCCAAGAAATTTCGAAGCTTTGCGCCAATATTCTCAATATAAAATTTACCAAATATTATCCTGAATATTCCAGTAACAAAGTGTTAGTAATGGATTGGTTAGAAGGTTTGCATTTAGAAGAGTTTTTAAAAACCAATCCAAGTCAAGAAATAAGAAATCAAATTGGGCAAGCCATGTGGGACTTTTACGATAGGCAAGTGCATGAACAAAAAGCAGTGCATGCCGACCCCCACCCGGGTAATTTTTTGATGCAAAAAGATGGAACTTTAGGTGTGATTGATTTTGGGTGTGTAAAGGAAATTCCAGAAGATTTTTATTACAATTACTTTGCTTTATTGGTTCCCGAAATATTAAAAAGCCAAAAAAGTATTAAGCGAATAATGCTTCAACAACAAATTGTAAGTGATAAAGATGATAAGCATACTCAAGATGTAATTACAGATGCTTTTATTAAAATGACCACATTGCTTAGTACTCCATTTGCTACTGACGAATTTGATTTTAGTAATAATGAATATATTGATAGCATTTATGCACTAGGTGAAGAAGTAACCAACATGAAAGAATTGCGCGAAAGTAAAGAGGGTAGAGGTTCGCAACATGCTTTATATATTAATCGGACTTACTTTGGTATTTATAGTATTTTAAACGTATTGGGGGCTAAAGTAAAAACTGGGCAAAGAAACTGGAAAAAGGCATTGATGGATTATCATTTAAGTACCAAGGTTTAA
- the bamD gene encoding outer membrane protein assembly factor BamD, translating into MLKNENKFYNSNEKPYFRSSVKMKYLSLALIIISLLLGSCKSKFQKALKNPDIKTKLEVAEYFFKKKDYYRAQSLFDQIENEVTNTALGERVLFYQAQCDFGLKAYSLAGYRYKIYYETYPTNANAEEALYMNAYCIYLESQDVELDQTDTYKAVETFKIFVSVYPDSKYVEECNKYLDKLRAKLSQKAYNNAKLYYNIGEYRSAIVALRNVVNDFPEVPQREEIDYLVLSSSYMLAENSIPEKQIERYQETINAFDEFTEYYTENSKYMSNAKTIKQKAELALNKLKK; encoded by the coding sequence ATGTTAAAAAACGAAAATAAGTTTTATAATTCAAATGAAAAACCATACTTTCGCAGTTCTGTAAAAATGAAGTATTTAAGTTTAGCTTTAATAATTATAAGTTTGCTTTTAGGCTCTTGCAAAAGCAAGTTCCAAAAAGCACTTAAAAACCCAGACATAAAAACCAAGCTTGAAGTAGCAGAATACTTTTTTAAAAAGAAAGATTACTACCGCGCTCAAAGTTTGTTTGATCAAATAGAAAATGAAGTAACAAATACCGCATTAGGAGAGCGTGTATTGTTTTATCAGGCTCAGTGCGATTTTGGTTTAAAAGCATATTCATTGGCAGGATATAGGTATAAAATTTATTACGAAACTTATCCGACCAATGCAAATGCAGAAGAAGCCCTTTACATGAATGCTTATTGTATTTATTTAGAATCGCAGGATGTAGAGTTAGACCAAACCGATACATACAAAGCAGTAGAAACATTCAAAATATTTGTTAGTGTTTATCCGGATAGTAAATATGTGGAGGAATGCAATAAATACCTGGATAAATTAAGGGCAAAACTTTCGCAAAAAGCATATAACAATGCAAAACTGTATTACAATATAGGTGAATACAGAAGTGCTATAGTTGCTTTAAGGAATGTGGTAAATGATTTTCCTGAAGTGCCGCAAAGAGAAGAGATTGATTATTTGGTTTTAAGTTCCAGCTATATGTTAGCGGAAAACAGTATACCAGAAAAGCAAATAGAGCGTTACCAGGAAACAATTAATGCTTTTGATGAATTTACCGAATATTATACTGAAAACAGTAAGTATATGAGTAATGCAAAAACAATAAAACAAAAAGCCGAATTGGCTTTGAATAAATTAAAAAAATAA
- a CDS encoding amino acid permease produces MSVWRKKPIGAFEAEMKKGGLNRVLTRWGLTSLGIGAIIGGGIFTLTGIAAHDFAGPALALSFVIAGIGCMFASLCYAEFASVLPVEGSAYSYAYGTVGELFAWFIGWNLILEYMMGATTVAVAWSGYFEKLLHLFHINLPIWMMNDPFTAATKAAELGQAAPAFAFNLPAILITWLVTSILVKGIKEAANTNNIIVILKVAVVLFVIIAGAFYINVENWHPFIPVEIETITDGIVTKSFGWDGVVTAATIVFFAYIGFDAVSTQAGEAVNPKKDVPFAIISSLIICTVLYILVSLVLTGMVPYSELDVKAPVASAFEGVGVTWAVFLIVIAATAGLTSVMLVMMLGQTRIFLGMAKDGLLPKSMFGSLHPKFKTPYKSTILVGGIISVVAAFTPINKISEMCSMGTLLAFAMVCLAVMILRYKEPQLDRPYKTPILPIVGSLGIGFNVFLMSKVRHETWIAFLVWGSLGIIVYFLYSRRNSNLHKHKELEKMN; encoded by the coding sequence ATGAGCGTTTGGCGTAAAAAACCTATAGGGGCCTTTGAGGCTGAAATGAAAAAAGGCGGATTAAACCGCGTGCTAACCAGATGGGGATTAACCTCATTGGGAATAGGAGCAATAATTGGGGGTGGAATTTTTACTTTAACGGGTATAGCCGCACACGATTTTGCAGGGCCTGCACTAGCGCTTTCATTTGTTATTGCCGGTATTGGCTGTATGTTTGCTTCATTATGTTACGCTGAATTTGCTTCTGTTTTACCTGTAGAAGGTAGTGCTTACAGTTATGCTTATGGAACCGTTGGTGAATTGTTTGCCTGGTTTATTGGATGGAATTTAATTTTAGAATATATGATGGGTGCTACAACGGTAGCCGTAGCTTGGAGTGGCTATTTTGAAAAACTCCTACACTTATTTCATATTAACTTACCCATCTGGATGATGAACGATCCGTTTACTGCAGCCACTAAAGCAGCTGAACTTGGACAGGCAGCACCTGCATTTGCATTTAATTTACCCGCTATTTTAATTACGTGGCTTGTTACCAGCATATTGGTAAAAGGTATTAAGGAAGCGGCAAATACCAATAATATTATAGTTATTTTAAAAGTAGCAGTGGTATTGTTTGTAATTATTGCCGGAGCTTTTTATATCAATGTAGAAAACTGGCATCCGTTTATTCCTGTTGAGATTGAAACAATAACAGATGGAATAGTAACTAAAAGTTTTGGCTGGGATGGTGTGGTTACTGCCGCTACCATTGTGTTTTTTGCTTATATAGGTTTTGATGCGGTATCAACTCAGGCGGGCGAAGCTGTTAACCCTAAAAAGGATGTTCCTTTTGCTATTATTTCTTCTTTAATTATTTGTACCGTTTTATATATTTTGGTATCGTTAGTATTAACGGGTATGGTACCTTACTCTGAACTGGATGTAAAAGCGCCTGTTGCTTCGGCTTTTGAAGGTGTGGGCGTAACCTGGGCAGTATTTCTTATAGTAATTGCGGCTACTGCCGGTTTAACTTCGGTTATGTTGGTAATGATGTTAGGCCAGACTCGTATTTTTTTAGGTATGGCTAAGGATGGTTTATTACCAAAATCTATGTTTGGCTCATTGCATCCTAAATTTAAAACACCTTATAAATCTACCATTTTGGTTGGCGGTATTATTTCTGTTGTGGCGGCATTTACACCTATTAATAAAATATCGGAAATGTGCAGTATGGGAACTTTATTGGCTTTTGCTATGGTTTGTTTGGCAGTTATGATTTTGCGTTATAAAGAGCCTCAACTGGACAGACCTTACAAAACGCCTATTTTACCTATTGTTGGAAGTTTAGGTATTGGATTCAATGTTTTCTTGATGAGCAAAGTAAGGCACGAAACCTGGATTGCTTTTTTGGTTTGGGGTTCGTTGGGAATTATCGTTTACTTCTTGTACAGCAGACGAAACAGTAATTTACATAAACACAAAGAATTGGAAAAAATGAATTAG
- a CDS encoding phosphotransferase, whose product MQLFPVSSSILSSVHLTSFLQEQFNFSNKANCGLIKAGVNHNYLVQHNTNKYIYRVYCYNWRTEKEILAEISLLNHLQNSGIDIAYPIADKAGNFIQVFNAPEGKRFGVLFSYAEGEKQFTYTTETHFAIGAKMAQIHTKTTDLYLDRPAYNAETLLVESMHILKDFIALETEEMKCMQTMQHYLLKEYECVNISQIRKGVVHLDIWFDNLHIAPNNKITIYDFDLCGNGWICLDIAYYMMQLYTLEPDETIYTTKMDAFIEGYESVTKISDEEKRILPMLGVSLYFYYLGLQCQRFEDYSSMFINETYLKRYIVFRVKKYFDYHQLGLA is encoded by the coding sequence ATGCAGTTATTTCCTGTTTCCAGTTCGATACTTTCCTCAGTACATTTAACCAGTTTTTTGCAAGAGCAGTTTAACTTTTCAAACAAAGCGAACTGTGGTTTAATTAAAGCAGGCGTTAACCATAACTATCTGGTACAGCATAATACAAACAAATATATTTACCGCGTATACTGTTACAACTGGAGAACCGAAAAAGAAATTTTAGCTGAAATTTCTCTACTCAATCATTTACAAAATAGTGGTATTGATATAGCCTACCCAATTGCAGACAAGGCTGGTAATTTTATACAAGTTTTTAATGCTCCTGAGGGTAAAAGATTTGGTGTTTTGTTTTCGTATGCAGAAGGTGAAAAACAATTTACTTACACTACAGAAACTCATTTTGCTATTGGTGCAAAAATGGCTCAAATCCACACGAAAACTACTGATTTATATCTAGACAGACCTGCATACAATGCAGAAACACTTTTAGTGGAGTCAATGCATATTCTAAAAGATTTTATTGCTTTAGAAACGGAAGAAATGAAGTGTATGCAAACTATGCAACATTACTTACTAAAGGAATACGAATGTGTTAACATTTCACAAATAAGAAAAGGCGTTGTGCATTTGGATATTTGGTTCGACAATTTACACATTGCTCCCAATAATAAAATTACCATCTATGATTTTGATTTGTGTGGAAATGGTTGGATTTGCTTGGATATAGCCTACTATATGATGCAACTTTATACGCTTGAGCCAGATGAAACAATTTATACAACAAAAATGGATGCTTTTATAGAGGGTTATGAATCGGTAACTAAAATAAGCGATGAAGAAAAACGTATTTTACCTATGCTCGGAGTGAGTTTATATTTCTATTACCTAGGTTTACAGTGTCAGCGTTTTGAAGACTACTCGAGCATGTTTATAAATGAAACTTACTTAAAAAGGTATATTGTGTTTAGAGTTAAAAAGTATTTCGATTACCACCAATTAGGATTAGCATGA
- a CDS encoding C40 family peptidase: MNAKPQNLPYFSLVILLVVCGLCACAQNKTIAAADSLKRKSNDSSQVKVTNESQIPKTLKADSVIKFAEKFIGLNYRRGGTSNRGYDCSGFTMMIFAKYGVRLPHTSAGQGLIGIEINTKNIQKGDLIFFKGRSRKGLRIGHVGMVISNKGEPVRFIHSSVSDGVRIDFLDSPYYRKRFVKVNRVVRWEQ, from the coding sequence ATGAACGCAAAACCACAAAATTTACCATACTTTTCACTAGTTATATTGCTGGTAGTATGTGGTTTATGCGCCTGTGCACAAAACAAAACTATAGCTGCTGCTGATAGTTTAAAACGCAAGTCAAACGACTCAAGTCAGGTAAAAGTTACAAACGAGTCGCAAATACCTAAAACATTAAAGGCTGATAGCGTGATTAAATTTGCCGAAAAATTTATTGGACTTAACTACAGAAGAGGCGGCACATCTAACAGGGGTTACGACTGCAGTGGCTTTACCATGATGATTTTTGCCAAATACGGTGTCAGGCTTCCTCATACCAGTGCCGGACAAGGTTTAATAGGCATTGAAATCAACACCAAAAACATTCAAAAAGGTGATTTGATTTTTTTTAAAGGCCGAAGCCGTAAAGGCTTACGAATTGGCCATGTGGGTATGGTTATTTCTAACAAAGGCGAACCTGTTCGCTTTATACACTCTTCGGTTAGTGATGGTGTAAGAATTGATTTCTTGGACAGCCCCTACTACCGCAAACGTTTTGTAAAAGTGAACCGGGTTGTTCGCTGGGAGCAATAA
- the gcvT gene encoding glycine cleavage system aminomethyltransferase GcvT has translation MKYVALNDLHAGLGAKMIEFAGYNMPVLYTNLIQEHLAVRNSVGVFDVSHMGEFVLKGEKALDLIQLVTSNDASKLTDGKVQYSCLPNDKGGIVDDLLVYRWSQDEYYLVVNASNIEKDWNWISQHNTFGVDMQNISDELSLLAVQGPNAIKALQKLTDVDLSAMEYYTFCGGTMAGCEDVIISNTGYTGAGGFEIYVWNKDAKKMWDAIFEAGKEFDIMPVGLGARDTLRLEKGFCLYGNDINDETSPIEAGLGWITKFTKPFIMSEHHKAIKENGATKKLVGFELIDRGIPRQHYVIKDANGNTIGEVTSGTQSPSLNKAIGMGYVDAAHSKADTEIYIEIREKLIKAKVVKVPFL, from the coding sequence ATGAAATACGTTGCTTTAAATGATTTGCATGCCGGTTTAGGTGCTAAAATGATTGAGTTTGCAGGTTACAATATGCCTGTACTTTATACCAATTTAATTCAGGAACATTTAGCTGTTCGCAATTCAGTGGGGGTTTTTGATGTTAGCCACATGGGCGAGTTTGTGCTTAAAGGCGAAAAGGCATTGGATTTAATTCAATTAGTAACAAGTAACGATGCTTCAAAGTTAACTGATGGTAAAGTACAGTACAGTTGCTTACCTAACGATAAAGGCGGTATAGTCGATGATTTATTGGTGTACCGTTGGAGTCAGGATGAATACTATTTGGTAGTAAATGCTTCAAACATTGAAAAAGACTGGAACTGGATTAGCCAACACAATACATTTGGTGTAGACATGCAAAACATAAGCGATGAGTTAAGCTTATTAGCAGTACAAGGTCCTAATGCCATTAAAGCATTGCAAAAATTAACTGATGTTGATTTAAGCGCTATGGAATATTATACATTTTGTGGTGGTACTATGGCTGGTTGCGAAGATGTAATTATTTCAAACACGGGTTATACCGGTGCAGGCGGATTTGAAATTTATGTATGGAATAAAGATGCTAAAAAAATGTGGGATGCCATATTTGAAGCAGGAAAAGAGTTTGATATTATGCCGGTTGGCTTAGGTGCCCGCGATACCTTACGTTTAGAAAAAGGTTTCTGCTTATATGGTAATGATATAAACGATGAAACAAGCCCGATAGAAGCAGGTTTGGGTTGGATTACTAAATTTACCAAACCATTTATCATGAGCGAGCATCATAAAGCTATTAAAGAAAATGGAGCTACCAAAAAATTAGTTGGTTTTGAGTTAATAGACAGAGGTATTCCTCGTCAGCATTATGTTATCAAAGATGCCAATGGTAATACCATAGGTGAAGTAACTTCAGGTACACAATCACCAAGCTTAAACAAAGCCATTGGTATGGGTTACGTAGATGCAGCCCATAGCAAAGCCGATACAGAAATTTATATTGAAATAAGAGAGAAATTGATAAAAGCTAAAGTGGTTAAAGTGCCATTTTTGTAA